CGCGGGCTGATTTCTGAGAATGAGCGATTTGGTTTTGTTTCGTCTTTTTCGGTGACGGATGCGGCCGGACTGAATTGCTTTTATTTCGATACCGCTGATGTCGCCTGGCTTCACTGCATCGTAGCTCACCGCAGGAGTGGCGCATTCGTTGACCTTCGTAACGAGATGGCTGACTACGATGTTGTGTCGGGCAAGATTGCGAATGACGATACCAACGCAACGATTCTTGCTTACATGGGAAATGTTTTTGGCCCCATGGGGAGCGAACAGGCCGACAACATGTGCATAAGCCTTTTGTTGCCTGAACGCCTGCAGGACCAGTTCTGTTTCAGGAGTATGGCAGCCCTTTCTAAACTCCGGTTTGTGAAATCCGAGCGGGTGATTTTGAGGTAGTCTATGGCAAACGACAAAATTTTGTTTTCCATGGACTTGACGGCGCTTATGGCGGTTGAGAAAATCGCAAAGGAAACCCAGAGGTCTCCCGAAGATGTCCTTGTAGATTTTATGGAATCGAATACGGCGAAAATGCTTTACGACGATTCGAATAAACTTTGGTGGGATGGACCAGACGCCACCGCCGAAGAATTCAAGCGGGAAACGCTTTAGGCTTTCTCATTCAAAATAATCACCTCCGCTCATAATATGACGGCGGATTGTTGGATTGTTTATTGTTGAAAATGCGGCAGTATTTGTCGCATGCGCGATTTATATTTATAAAAAAAGGATATTGACATAATGAAAAGGTAAATCCATGAAATACGAAGATCGCAGAAGCCCTGAATACGTGAATGGCATAATCGACCATCTGATTGAGGATTCTCGCTGGATAAAGGCTCAAAAGGAAACCGAAATGGAATGCAGACTCCACCAGGAGATGCAGCTTCTGGCGCGAAAAGTCAAGGCCAACGCCCGCTTCGAACACAGCAAGGAAAATATCGCTAAGCTGTTGCGGCTGAACCGGCGACTTCACGAACTCCAGGACGAATGCGCCAAAACCGCATTTAATATGTACAAGGATTTGACTGCGCTTATGGAGCAGGGCAAGGCCTACTACAAGACTTTTTGCATAGAAAGTAAAATCATTTACGAATCCGAAGAAGATTGGGAAAGCGAGGTTGGCGGTCTGTACGATTCCTACGACCGGGGGAACCGTTTTGAAGTCCATATTAGGGATGCTCCTGAAAAGGTCCCTGCCGACTACAAGGAGTTGAACGCCTGGCACGAGGAACTGAGCTGGAACATCGAGTGCCTGGAACTTCCTGAATTCAAGAATGAATATATCTGTTTCGCTATGCACAAGTTCTTCGCCGATGGTTGCTATTCCCTAGAAGATGCCATGCGCATGAAATTGGAAGATTTTTATGTGCACACGGAGATATACATATAAAAAATGTATTGAGGTAAATTATGTGGAGTAAAACAAGAC
The sequence above is drawn from the Fibrobacter sp. UWH4 genome and encodes:
- a CDS encoding DUF3990 domain-containing protein, giving the protein MKQLETGLILYHGSYCAVEEPDLDKCAKFKDFGRGFYLTSSKAQAENFAKISAAKAKNRGLISENERFGFVSSFSVTDAAGLNCFYFDTADVAWLHCIVAHRRSGAFVDLRNEMADYDVVSGKIANDDTNATILAYMGNVFGPMGSEQADNMCISLLLPERLQDQFCFRSMAALSKLRFVKSERVILR